The following DNA comes from Ricinus communis isolate WT05 ecotype wild-type chromosome 10, ASM1957865v1, whole genome shotgun sequence.
atatatatatataactttaaaaatgatatgtTATGCTATGTTTTGTTTTACTGTTTTATCTCATCaatcttatttgtataatatgacaaaatattTACGTATCTTATCTCTATAGTCTATCATTTCGCCAAcaagattaaatattaagtctAAAGAAAACTTTTAATACTCAAACCATCATTAAGTTATAACTTCtttatagttataaattttatttggtcaCATACTACGACTATACAAAGATTTTACcgaatttagattttaaatcaaaGGTTTCCTCATGCTcctaataaatttatgagaGCTATGATAAtcaaacaaataatatattttattgcatAACAACTACTTATCGTTAGATTATTAATTGGACAAAATCATCTCGACTATATTAGTACGTGGATTACCACTGAAGTCAATTGAAAATAATCAGATTAATctaactataaataaataacaataatcaTGCAATccaattattcatttttttaattttctctgaAACACCCGGACACAcacatatacatacatatatatatatatatatatatatatagacctTAGGACTTTCTTTCATGAAATAACAATagtttaatttactaataaataatagaaatcaTGCAATgcaataattcatttttttattatttatctttcctttaacTTGTAAACTTGGTAGAAACATGTTAAAAATTCATACAGCAAAATCCTTGACAACCAATATGCATTTAACTACCTAAAAATGGTCGTTAAGTAGTCGTTAAACGTGAATAGTAATAAGTATACACTTGgaattacattttttaataaatttttagaatttcccTTATTATTGTACACTtggaattaaatttaacaacatatatatatgcaaattaatattggaaaatatttatatacagtGCTTACAAAAGAATCCATGCTCTACCTCCATTCATATTGAACTTCTTAAGTCTTCCAAAAAACATGACCATTATTAGAATAACCCTCCCTTCGTCACTCCATCTTCCAGAAAACCCATACCATTTGTCTTGGCAAATGCTATCAGGATGTATTTGCCTCTTACAGCTATAGCCTGCTGTAAACCCCACATTTCCATATGCACTGAAAACCAATTTAGGAAGAACAAACTGTCAATACATATTCAAGGCCATACTACGAACCCACAAATTTGTCTTAatgtattcttttaatttaatgttgTTCGGTCGTGTGTTGTCTAGTtgtggttttttcttttatttttttttctcctgtTGTTTTAGCATACACTAGCTAGGTATCATCTGGATCTGTTGAACCTGGGGTTATCttcaaaattatgaatattCGAATTCAAATCTTATAAAACCTCAATCggaatcaattaaaaaatttaagaaaattaactgAAAGTCAACCATGGGCAGATTAGCTACTTCATTTAAAAACAATCACAGAAGTGTAAGATAATAAGTACCTGATGACCTCTAGCACAATGTTCAAAACATTGAAATTAAGGGGATCTTGCTTCATCTTGTGTCTCTCTGTTATACATATGAGGATGACAAAGATGACCAAATATGAGAGCTGTGAAAATATTATGTTCTCCAAAAGCTTTCCCCTCCATCTTTTACTTCTCCCATCTATTTCTGTATCATCTTTTATGGGAAGGAATGCTGTATATGGAGGAAGGTACCTGTAAACAAAGCCAATGGAATATACATAAAACAACTCAACCAAACTCATAAGATTCATCATGTGATTATATTATaagtgaaaaaaaatagataaggCAGTTCTCATACAGAttgataacaatttttttttttaattttaaaaataaactctttactatttaatttaaagcCAAGTGAtgcttattttaaaattcatattttataatgtaaATTTAATCCATATGAATAGCTTAGGTAGTTAGGAAAGTGGAAGAGAGTGGcaactttatatatttttattctttgatCACATAATTAATTCGATTCGACGAGTTAATTAATgttttttactaataaaaaatggggaaatttattttttttattcacgaggaatattataatttaacttGATTTAAAGGAGAAGGTTACTCTGAAACCCATGGCCAATTTGGCTTCACCTGTTTAATCTATGAagtataagaaagaaaaaagaaaagaaaaaactcaaACCCATTGGCGGATTCCAACCATTTAATTAGAATCgtgattaaaattttagtttcaataattctttttcatagAAATGCTCTGGGTGTATTAGTTTGGGATGAAATGTTATATAAAACTTTGATTTAGTAGTGGTACAGagatttattttgataaatataagaaacatgttaattatttttaacaaaaccAAGATCATAATTTGCCTGAAATACTTGGAAGATTTACATGTCCTTACAGGAAATGTCACCTTCCTGGCATTTCTCGACAATTTCTCCCTCATACACCACTGCTTCGTATACTTTCCAAACAACAAATAGACAATTTTAGGGTCATCTtccatattaatttttttttacataggTTACTCTTCCAGAATTTTTAATGCATATATAGTTTTTTGAGGGTATCTAATCcaatatatttatgttaatgAAAGAGTGACAGTGTTCTAGAAATCATTAGACTCTACCCACCCAATTTCACctgaaatttttaatgataatagtAGACATATATCACTCTAAAATTACATTCTTAAAATAGGTAATTACTTTATATCTTAAAGTATATTAATATACTTCAgatactacttttttttttaaagataaataaatatgttgaacttgaaaaaaaaaaatactatagggagagagagagagactaaCATCATGACAATAAATAGCACCAGGATAGCAGGGGAGATGGCTGAGAGATCAACAATAGTTTCACCAGTATGTCTGGAGTTGACTGTTTGAAACAGGACTCCTATAATTTTCTGGAAAGAATTCAATCCATTCAATGCTTCTGAATTCCACTCCAGGGAGCAGAACAGTACAAACTGAACCAGAATGAAACCAAACACAGTACcaaccaaaaataaagaatgcaAACTTGGCAACAAGTGAAGATATCCAATTTTACTTGTGTTCTTCAACAAGTAATTGGATTCTACTTTCTTGAAAAAATTTCCCAAGAACCAAATGGAAAACCTCAGGCACGAAGGAAATAATGTGTTACCAAAAAGGACCTGAGGGATAAGAATAAGGAGAAGACCTGAATTCTTGCTAAAAACCATCATGTTTTCATTTGTTGGGACAAACCCACAACTTGCAAAGGTTGAAACAATGGTAAACAAAGAGAACGTGAAAATGTTTAGTCCTTTGGTTTCAAGGACATTTCTTGCACTTTTAACAGAGGCTAAATAAACCAAAACTAGAAGTATTCCTAAAAAATGAAGAAGCAGAAGGTAACCCAAAACTACAAGACCCAAAAACCTAAATGAGTTGTACTTCAAAATCTTCATATCTAATATTGATGATGTGTATTGGATGTGAAGTTTAACTTCATATCTTGAATCAAGATTTTCATTATCACCTTGTTTTGTCTGCATTTTGTACGTGCCATCAGTGTCACTTCTAACAGAAGAAACTAACCCTACATTGCTAATCCATTTTCTTCTGAGTTGAGACTTCCTGAACAGGAGTCCCACCAAAGAAGTGAAAACTTCTCCACCTACGAACATCAAGACAGTTAAAATGACGAGTTGGGAATTGGAGAAAACCTCCATTTCCACAGTTGACATGCTTGAAACTGTGGATGCAGAAACAGATGTGAAGAACAAATCCAAGTTCCTAGGGCTAAATGAATCACGGGTTCTTGGTTTGAAAGCCTTGAGAAAACcaaaaccaagaaaagaaatggaaaaaaaatagcaaagcTGAATCCAGAATGGGTTAATCCTAAGAATGATAAACCTATAAGAACATGCTATTAGAAACCAGGCTGAGGAACTACAAAGACCCAAAACCTTTTTACCGAAACAAGACATGTTGATCATCttaattttcctttgtttCGACGAGGCTTGGATATGagtaagtttatatatatagagagagagggaaCGAACGCAATAAATAAGAAAGCTCCTCGAAGGAACGTTAGGACTATTAAAACAATCAGGGAATTAGTTTCAACTGGCGTAAGCACCTAAATTATTACGACATTCAACAAGGTTGAAAGTTCGGGCTGTACTTTTTTGAGGAGGGAAGTTGAATCCTAGATTTCATTACTCACTCTTAATCTATATTACTACTCAATAAACCAATTAATTAGTTAGAGCTCTACTTAATTACtccctatatatatatatgaattctctttgttcttgtttttttctttaaaatgttttaaatatCCTTTAATTATTCTGAGTGTATTAAGTCAAATAAATCAATGACTGCCAGAGGACTGAGACTACATAGTCGGttggaaaaataaagtaatcttattttatatcaaattataagGTGTGGGTAAGTGACACAGAATATGTGGCACCATTATTGCCATTAACACATGTTCCATCGCCCAACCATTCTTTCCCTTtctgaatatatttttatgttatccACTACTTGCCCATTTCTCCACCACcacctttttcattttctttccccTTTTTCCAtcattataaaagaaaagttttaaTAGGCATAGAGTTATAACCTTGATTTATTAGATGAGATCTAGGTCAACTTTATTAAGCAGAATCTGATCCTAACACCCTACTACTTAACTATCactactattttataatagaatattaacatttaataatataatcattttataaataatttaccatCAAATCAACTGTAAATACTACtattaagattattatgattttatttcagaaattattttgttttattcttaataagattaaaatagatataataattttatttaacatgaATTCGATATAGCTAGTTGtatattaaatcatttaataagtatttttttaatttaaaaaatgagcattatattaatattaaactatagaaatataaagatattatttataagacagtaaaaatataaaaatcaattaagtcacatgatatttttttgttatagaAAAATCAGTTATTTAAGTGTAAAAACGTCAAATTatgtgataattttttttcatgtttttttattctttataacGTTTTTATTCCTAAAAGCACGAAAGCAATTTTAGAAACTACCGAGCACTAAAAAAGAAGATGGTATATATAATGGCTTGAATTAGAAATCAGGATTGATGGATCTAATTCTGATAGAAGTTTCTCTTTACTTTGAGCTGTTCCTTGCCCCTCCAAATGACAAACAAAAATGTGCTTAATAGCCAAGAGTTGGCCATGAATGGCTGATTAGAGATTTCTCCTCCTTTTGTTGAAGGTGGATGCATCACAAGTGCCACAATGGGAGGATCGAGTGTGGTGCCAAGAGGGAGAGCCAAGCTTTGGCTTGTGATTGTTGTGCGAGACAAATTTTGCTCGTATGTTGATTCATATTAATTTCAGTCTTTGAATTTGTGTGTGTTTTCATTAGTGtcctataaattataattgttCTTgaactttaatttcttttttttttatttgcatcaaattttttaatatttgaaatctTATTGTTTTTCTCTATTAGAAATTACACACAaatttcattataaattaGAACGATTAATGTACacatttctttaaatttaaatttacacattttaatattataaaatttactaatatgactttagcttttaattatttaaaacttattttgCAAAATAGAGTTAAAGAGAACTtctaaagtataaaaaaaaaaaaaaagtatgaaATCAAGGGGGTAGAAAGAGAATATTACAAGTTGTTAATTAGCATCAATCAATTAGGGATCATAAATTAGAGTGTAATCATAGTACCCattaaatgaaagaaaaattccacAAAATATGATGGGAgcatttctttaattataatatatctGTTGGATGATTATATACTAATTCTCATTACACTATTAATCCAATAAttgagtttatttattattgttgagATTCAAAACTGTACTGATTGttcacttttaaaattatatttgaagtaccaaaaagtaaaaaaagaaaaaaaatacaaaatgctaattttattgattggtAGATGGATACCAAATACTGAATTTCCACATCTAAATTTGTTTAGAGAATTGAATCCTTAATGATTAACTAATTGCCACCAATAAGTACAATCAGTACACAACTTaagaaatcttcatgcaatTTGATATAATCCTTGGAGGATTGATTGGAAGGACTTTCCACAATAATTTCATAGAATATGTCACCTGGGGGGCTGGTGACGgcaatcaattatattaaaataatcatttgaCAATTTGTCAATCATAGTGAAACCTAGgactctaatttttaattattaataataataataattcaagaTTGAAATATTCCAAGGAAATTATTATGATTGAAATAGATTTACAAgtttttttgtaaaagataACAAAAATGGATTAAAGGAAGTGATAAAGAATTAAAGCAGAAAGGGTAGTTCCAATGGAGGTGCCTACTAATAATTGAAGTGTCACTGATGTCAAAGATATACAAGATAGCGGCCATCAAATTACCATTTCTATGCCATCATTCACAGACAGACTGATACCTGTGATTATTCATTAGGTATTGTATTATTggttagtttatttattatttttaattaaaatataatatttaataaataagtcatgtattaatatttatttatggatgacGTAATTCACTAAATTTAtcttaaatagttaaattaattaaaataaaataaaacaccTAACATTTGTTTTATAACAACTTATACTCTTGTAGTTTTTATCttcaagaattaaattaaatcg
Coding sequences within:
- the LOC8259800 gene encoding sodium transporter HKT1, which encodes MINMSCFGKKVLGLCSSSAWFLIACSYRFIILRINPFWIQLCYFFSISFLGFGFLKAFKPRTRDSFSPRNLDLFFTSVSASTVSSMSTVEMEVFSNSQLVILTVLMFVGGEVFTSLVGLLFRKSQLRRKWISNVGLVSSVRSDTDGTYKMQTKQGDNENLDSRYEVKLHIQYTSSILDMKILKYNSFRFLGLVVLGYLLLLHFLGILLVLVYLASVKSARNVLETKGLNIFTFSLFTIVSTFASCGFVPTNENMMVFSKNSGLLLILIPQVLFGNTLFPSCLRFSIWFLGNFFKKVESNYLLKNTSKIGYLHLLPSLHSLFLVGTVFGFILVQFVLFCSLEWNSEALNGLNSFQKIIGVLFQTVNSRHTGETIVDLSAISPAILVLFIVMMYLPPYTAFLPIKDDTEIDGRSKRWRGKLLENIIFSQLSYLVIFVILICITERHKMKQDPLNFNVLNIVLEVISAYGNVGFTAGYSCKRQIHPDSICQDKWYGFSGRWSDEGRVILIMVMFFGRLKKFNMNGGRAWILL